One Fusobacterium nucleatum genomic window carries:
- a CDS encoding proline--tRNA ligase, which translates to MRFSKAYIKTLKETPKEAEIASHKLMLRAGMIKKLASGIYAYLPLGYRTIKKIENIVREEMDRAGALELLMPVVQPAELWQESGRWDVMGAEMLRLKDRHERDFVLSPTQEEMITAIIRSDISSYKSLPINLYHIQTKFRDERRPRFGLMRGREFTMKDAYSFHTSQESLDEEFLNMRDAYSRIFTRCGLKFRPVDADSGNIGGSGSQEFQVLAESGEDEIIYSDGSEYAANIEKAVSELINPPKEELKEVELVHTPDCPTIESLAKYLDIPLERTVKALTYKDMGTDEIYLVLIRGDFEVNEVKLKNILNAVEVEMATDEEIEKLDLKKGYIGPYKLPTKIKIVADLSVPEVSNHIVGSHQKDYHYKNVNYGRDYTADIVADIRTAKVGENCITGGKLHSARGIECGQIFKLGDKYSRAMNATYLDENGKTQYMLMGCYGIGVTRTMAASIEQNNDENGIIWPVSIAPYIVDVIPANIKNEVQVKLAEKIYNELEEEKIDSMLDDRDEKPGFKFKDADLIGFPFKVVVGKRADEGIVELKIRRTGETLEVSENEVIAKIKELMKIY; encoded by the coding sequence ATGAGGTTTAGTAAAGCATATATAAAAACTTTAAAAGAAACACCAAAAGAAGCAGAAATTGCCAGCCATAAACTTATGTTAAGAGCAGGTATGATAAAAAAATTAGCAAGTGGTATCTATGCTTATTTACCATTAGGATATAGAACTATTAAAAAAATTGAAAATATTGTTCGTGAAGAAATGGATAGAGCAGGAGCATTGGAACTTTTAATGCCAGTTGTTCAACCAGCTGAACTTTGGCAAGAAAGTGGAAGATGGGATGTTATGGGAGCAGAAATGCTAAGATTAAAAGATAGACATGAAAGAGATTTTGTTCTATCTCCAACACAAGAAGAAATGATAACAGCAATAATTAGAAGTGATATTTCTTCATATAAATCTCTTCCTATTAATCTATATCATATTCAAACAAAATTTAGAGATGAAAGAAGACCAAGATTTGGACTTATGAGGGGTAGAGAGTTTACTATGAAAGATGCTTATTCTTTCCACACTTCTCAAGAATCATTAGATGAAGAATTTTTAAATATGAGAGATGCCTATTCAAGAATTTTTACAAGATGTGGTTTAAAATTTAGACCTGTTGATGCAGACTCTGGAAATATTGGTGGAAGTGGATCACAAGAATTCCAAGTATTGGCAGAATCAGGAGAAGATGAAATTATTTACTCTGATGGTTCAGAATATGCAGCAAATATTGAAAAAGCTGTAAGTGAACTTATCAATCCTCCAAAGGAAGAATTAAAGGAAGTTGAACTTGTTCATACACCAGATTGTCCAACAATAGAAAGTTTAGCAAAATATTTAGATATTCCATTGGAAAGAACTGTAAAAGCATTGACTTACAAAGATATGGGAACTGATGAAATCTATTTGGTTCTAATAAGAGGAGATTTTGAAGTTAATGAGGTTAAATTAAAAAATATTTTAAATGCAGTGGAAGTTGAAATGGCTACTGATGAAGAAATAGAAAAATTAGATTTGAAAAAAGGTTATATAGGTCCATATAAGTTACCTACAAAAATTAAAATTGTAGCAGACTTATCCGTGCCAGAAGTTTCAAATCATATTGTAGGTTCTCATCAAAAAGATTATCACTACAAAAATGTAAACTATGGTAGAGATTATACTGCTGATATAGTGGCAGATATAAGAACAGCTAAGGTTGGAGAAAACTGTATAACTGGAGGTAAATTACATTCAGCAAGAGGAATTGAATGTGGGCAAATATTTAAACTTGGAGATAAATATTCTAGGGCTATGAATGCTACTTATCTTGATGAAAATGGTAAGACACAATATATGTTAATGGGTTGCTATGGTATAGGAGTTACAAGAACTATGGCAGCTTCAATAGAACAAAATAATGATGAAAATGGAATTATTTGGCCAGTATCAATAGCACCATATATTGTTGATGTAATTCCAGCAAATATAAAAAATGAAGTACAAGTAAAATTAGCTGAAAAAATTTACAATGAATTAGAAGAAGAAAAAATTGATTCAATGTTAGATGATAGAGATGAAAAACCTGGTTTCAAATTTAAAGATGCTGACTTAATTGGTTTTCCATTTAAAGTTGTTGTTGGAAAAAGAGCTGATGAAGGTATAGTTGAATTAAAAATCAGAAGAACAGGTGAAACTCTTGAAGTTTCTGAAAATGAAGTTATAGCTAAAATAAAAGAATTAATGAAAATATATTAA
- the recG gene encoding ATP-dependent DNA helicase RecG: MIESYRNIYSKLEDIPNKYTTAKQLSNLKSLGINTIYDLIYYFPRAYDDRTNIKKIGELKFNEYVVLKANVMSVVNLTVRSGKKIVKAMVSDGTGIMEILWFGMPYIKKSLKIGEEYLFIGQTKKAAVFQLINPEYKLFSGQQKVSESEILPIYSSNKNITQNSLRKLVEKFLVNFLNYFEENIPKELIKEYKIMERRSAIKNIHYPVSMKEIEEAKRRFAIEELLILELGILKNRFIIENSNSKNYEVEGKKEKVREFLSQLTFNLTNAQKKVIKEIYDEISNGKIVNRLIQGDVGSGKTVVAMVMLIYMAENGYQGALMAPTEILANQHYLGIKERLEKIGLRVELLTSSIKGKKKNEILDGITNGEVDIVIGTHSLIEDDVIFKKLGLIVIDEQHRFGVNQRNKLREKGFLGNLLVMSATPIPRSLALSIYGDLDLSIIDELPPGRTPIKTKWIANDEDLEKMYNFIYKKVNDGNQAYFVAPLIETSDKMALKSVDKVSEEIERKFSNKKIGIIHGKMKAKEKDEVMLKFKNKEYDILIATTVIEVGIDVPASTIMTIYNAERFGLSALHQLRGRVGRGSKQSYCFLISNSTTENSKQRLSIMEETEDGFRIAEEDLKLRNSGEIFGLRQSGFSDLKFIDIIYDVKTIKLVRDECIKYLKEHKGEIENIYLKYDIVQKFSDIQAGN, encoded by the coding sequence ATGATAGAGAGTTATAGAAATATATATTCTAAATTAGAAGATATTCCGAATAAATATACAACAGCCAAACAGCTATCAAATCTTAAATCCTTGGGTATCAATACAATATATGATTTAATCTATTATTTTCCAAGAGCTTATGATGATAGGACAAATATTAAAAAAATTGGAGAATTAAAATTTAATGAATATGTTGTTTTAAAGGCAAATGTGATGTCAGTTGTGAATCTTACAGTTAGAAGTGGGAAAAAAATTGTTAAAGCTATGGTAAGTGATGGAACAGGAATAATGGAGATACTATGGTTTGGTATGCCTTATATTAAGAAATCTTTAAAAATAGGAGAAGAATATTTGTTTATAGGGCAGACTAAAAAGGCTGCTGTTTTTCAGCTTATTAATCCCGAATACAAGTTGTTTTCTGGGCAACAAAAGGTATCTGAAAGTGAAATTCTACCAATATATAGTTCCAATAAAAATATTACACAGAATAGTTTAAGAAAATTAGTAGAAAAGTTTTTAGTGAATTTTTTAAATTATTTTGAAGAGAATATTCCAAAAGAATTAATAAAAGAATATAAGATAATGGAAAGAAGAAGTGCTATTAAAAATATACATTATCCAGTATCTATGAAAGAAATAGAAGAAGCAAAGAGAAGATTTGCAATAGAAGAATTATTGATTTTAGAATTAGGAATACTTAAAAATAGATTTATTATAGAAAATTCAAATAGTAAGAATTATGAGGTTGAAGGGAAAAAAGAAAAAGTAAGGGAGTTTTTATCACAATTAACTTTTAACCTAACCAATGCTCAGAAGAAAGTTATAAAAGAAATCTATGATGAAATTTCAAATGGAAAAATTGTAAATAGATTGATTCAGGGTGATGTTGGAAGCGGAAAAACAGTTGTTGCAATGGTTATGCTTATATATATGGCAGAGAACGGCTATCAAGGAGCATTGATGGCACCAACTGAAATTTTAGCTAATCAGCATTATCTTGGAATAAAAGAAAGATTGGAAAAAATTGGATTAAGAGTGGAACTGTTGACTTCTAGTATTAAAGGAAAGAAAAAAAATGAAATATTAGATGGTATAACAAATGGAGAGGTAGATATAGTTATAGGAACTCACTCTTTAATAGAAGATGATGTAATTTTCAAAAAGTTAGGACTTATAGTTATAGATGAACAACATAGGTTTGGAGTTAACCAAAGAAATAAGTTAAGAGAAAAAGGATTTTTAGGAAATCTTTTGGTTATGAGTGCCACTCCTATTCCTCGTTCATTGGCTTTAAGTATCTATGGAGATTTGGATTTATCAATAATAGATGAATTACCACCTGGAAGAACTCCTATAAAAACTAAGTGGATAGCTAATGATGAAGATTTAGAAAAGATGTATAATTTTATCTATAAAAAGGTAAATGATGGAAATCAAGCATACTTTGTTGCACCTCTTATTGAAACAAGTGATAAGATGGCATTAAAATCTGTAGATAAGGTTTCAGAGGAGATTGAAAGAAAATTCTCTAATAAGAAAATTGGAATAATCCATGGAAAGATGAAAGCCAAAGAAAAAGATGAGGTTATGCTTAAATTTAAAAATAAAGAATATGATATTCTGATAGCAACAACAGTTATTGAAGTTGGTATAGATGTTCCTGCCTCAACAATAATGACAATCTATAATGCTGAAAGATTTGGATTGTCTGCACTACACCAATTAAGAGGTAGAGTTGGTAGAGGTTCAAAGCAATCATATTGTTTTTTAATTTCTAATTCAACAACAGAAAATTCAAAACAAAGATTATCTATTATGGAAGAAACAGAAGATGGTTTTAGAATAGCAGAGGAAGATTTAAAACTTAGAAATTCAGGAGAAATTTTTGGTTTAAGACAGAGTGGTTTCAGTGATTTAAAATTTATTGATATTATTTATGATGTTAAAACTATAAAACTTGTGAGAGATGAATGTATAAAATATTTAAAAGAACATAAGGGAGAAATAGAAAATATCTATTTGAAATATGATATAGTGCAAAAATTCTCTGATATACAAGCAGGAAACTAA
- a CDS encoding M48 family metallopeptidase, which translates to MKKIKNIILMLFVSLIFVSCATAPLTGRRQIKFVSDESVVQSSVAQYNQMITQLRAKNLLANNTAQGKRVAQIGKRISVAVENYLRANGMSDKLQNLNWEFNLINSKDINAFALPGGKIAFYSGILPVLETDGAIAFVMGHEIGHVIGGHHAETASSQNLAGFLMLGKKAIDGIVGGAIISDELAQQGLSLGLLKFSRTQEYEADKYGMIFMAMAGYNPEEAIRAEERMMKLEGSQNAEILSTHPSSQNRIEELRRFLPEAMKYYKK; encoded by the coding sequence ATGAAAAAAATAAAAAATATAATTTTAATGTTATTTGTATCTTTAATTTTTGTATCTTGTGCAACTGCACCTTTAACTGGTAGAAGACAAATAAAATTTGTAAGTGATGAATCTGTTGTTCAGTCATCTGTTGCTCAATACAATCAAATGATAACGCAACTTAGAGCTAAAAACTTATTAGCTAATAATACTGCACAAGGAAAAAGAGTTGCTCAAATTGGAAAGAGAATTTCAGTAGCAGTAGAAAATTATTTAAGAGCAAATGGAATGTCTGATAAATTACAAAATTTAAATTGGGAATTTAATTTAATTAATAGTAAAGATATCAATGCTTTTGCATTACCAGGTGGAAAAATTGCTTTCTATTCAGGAATATTACCAGTTTTAGAAACAGATGGAGCAATAGCTTTTGTAATGGGGCATGAAATAGGACATGTTATTGGTGGACATCATGCAGAAACTGCAAGTAGCCAAAATTTAGCTGGCTTTTTAATGTTAGGTAAAAAAGCCATAGATGGAATAGTTGGAGGAGCTATTATCAGTGATGAATTAGCTCAACAAGGTTTATCTTTAGGACTTTTGAAGTTTAGTAGAACTCAAGAATATGAAGCTGATAAGTATGGAATGATATTTATGGCTATGGCAGGTTATAATCCAGAAGAAGCCATAAGAGCAGAGGAAAGAATGATGAAATTAGAAGGAAGCCAAAATGCAGAAATCTTGTCAACTCACCCTTCTAGCCAAAATAGAATAGAAGAATTGAGAAGATTCTTACCAGAAGCTATGAAATATTATAAAAAATAA
- a CDS encoding branched-chain amino acid transaminase — translation MINTEKIWMNGKLVGHDDANIHILSHVVHYGSSVFEGIRIYKTENGPAIFRLREHVKRLFDSAKVYRMDIPYSIEEIEQAIIETVKANKLEQGYIRPIAYRGYFELGVTPSRCPVDVAIAAWAWGAYLGEEALNKGIRVQVSSWRRPALNTLPSLAKAGGNYLSSQLIRLEALNNGYEEGVALDYLGNISEGSGENLFVVLDGKIITPNLASSALGGITKDTVIQLAKKLGYEVVEQAIPRELLYICDELFLTGTAAEVTPVYSVDDIVVGNGDKTITKALQKEFFDLAHGRHELSEKYLTYIK, via the coding sequence ATGATTAACACAGAAAAAATTTGGATGAATGGAAAATTAGTAGGGCATGATGATGCTAATATACATATATTATCTCATGTAGTTCACTATGGTAGTTCAGTATTTGAAGGAATAAGAATTTATAAGACAGAAAATGGTCCTGCAATTTTTAGGTTGAGAGAACATGTAAAAAGACTTTTTGATTCTGCAAAAGTTTATAGAATGGATATTCCATATTCAATAGAAGAGATTGAACAAGCTATTATAGAAACTGTAAAAGCTAATAAATTGGAACAAGGATATATCCGTCCTATAGCTTATCGTGGTTATTTTGAATTAGGAGTTACTCCATCAAGATGTCCAGTAGATGTTGCAATAGCTGCTTGGGCTTGGGGAGCATACCTAGGAGAAGAAGCTCTTAATAAAGGGATAAGAGTACAAGTTTCTAGCTGGAGAAGACCTGCTTTAAATACTTTACCTTCTCTTGCAAAAGCTGGAGGAAATTATTTAAGTTCACAACTTATTAGATTAGAAGCACTTAATAATGGATATGAAGAAGGAGTTGCTCTTGATTATTTAGGAAACATTAGTGAAGGAAGTGGAGAAAATTTATTTGTAGTTTTAGATGGTAAAATAATAACTCCAAACTTAGCCTCTTCTGCACTTGGTGGAATAACAAAAGATACAGTTATTCAACTTGCTAAAAAGTTAGGTTATGAAGTTGTAGAACAAGCTATACCAAGAGAACTTTTATATATCTGTGATGAATTATTCTTAACAGGGACTGCTGCTGAAGTTACTCCTGTTTACTCTGTTGATGATATAGTGGTTGGAAATGGAGATAAAACTATAACTAAAGCACTACAAAAAGAATTCTTTGATCTTGCTCATGGAAGACATGAACTTTCAGAAAAATATTTAACTTATATAAAATAA
- a CDS encoding YebC/PmpR family DNA-binding transcriptional regulator, whose product MSGHSKWNNIQHRKGAQDKKRAKLFTKFGRELTIAAKEGGSDPNFNPRLRLAIEKAKAGNMPKDILERAIKKGSGELEGVDFTEMRYEGYGPAGTAFIVEAVTDNKNRTASEMRMTFSRKDGNLGADGAVSWMFKKKGIITVKAEGIDTDEFMMAALEAGAEDVTEEEGYFEVTTEYTEFQTVLENLKNAGYQYEEAEISMIPENTVQITDLETAKKVIALYDALEDLDDSQNIYSNFDIPDEILEQLD is encoded by the coding sequence GTGTCTGGACATAGTAAATGGAATAATATACAACATAGAAAAGGGGCTCAAGATAAAAAAAGAGCTAAATTATTTACAAAATTTGGAAGAGAATTAACAATAGCAGCTAAAGAAGGTGGAAGTGATCCAAACTTCAATCCAAGACTTAGACTTGCAATAGAAAAAGCAAAAGCTGGAAATATGCCTAAGGATATCTTAGAGAGAGCAATTAAAAAAGGTTCAGGAGAATTAGAAGGTGTAGATTTTACAGAAATGAGATATGAAGGTTATGGACCAGCTGGAACAGCCTTTATAGTTGAAGCTGTAACTGATAATAAAAATAGAACAGCCTCAGAAATGAGAATGACTTTCAGTCGTAAAGATGGAAATCTTGGAGCAGATGGAGCTGTATCTTGGATGTTCAAGAAAAAAGGGATAATAACTGTAAAAGCAGAAGGAATAGATACTGATGAATTTATGATGGCTGCATTAGAAGCAGGAGCAGAAGATGTTACAGAAGAAGAAGGATATTTTGAAGTGACTACTGAATATACAGAATTTCAAACTGTTCTTGAAAACTTAAAGAATGCAGGTTACCAATATGAAGAAGCAGAAATTAGTATGATACCTGAAAATACAGTCCAAATAACTGATTTAGAAACTGCTAAAAAAGTTATAGCACTTTATGATGCTTTGGAAGATTTAGATGACTCACAAAATATTTACTCAAATTTTGATATCCCAGATGAAATATTAGAACAATTAGACTAA
- a CDS encoding TlpA family protein disulfide reductase → MRFKSKLVLVLVFIIMSFSAFAAKSNKKEDVKMPNIVLYDQYGKKHNIEEYKGKVVVINFWATWCGYCVQEMPEFEKVYKEFGSNKKDVIILGVAGPKSKENQNNVDVEKDKIISFLKKKNITYPTLMDEVGKSFDDYGIKYFPTTYVINKNGYLEGFVNGAISGEQLKNAINDTLKKK, encoded by the coding sequence ATGAGATTTAAAAGTAAATTGGTTTTAGTATTAGTTTTTATAATTATGTCATTTTCAGCTTTTGCTGCAAAATCAAATAAAAAAGAAGATGTAAAAATGCCTAATATTGTTTTATATGACCAATATGGTAAAAAGCATAATATAGAAGAATATAAAGGAAAAGTTGTTGTAATAAATTTCTGGGCAACTTGGTGTGGATACTGTGTTCAAGAAATGCCAGAATTTGAAAAAGTATACAAAGAATTTGGTTCAAATAAAAAGGATGTAATAATCTTAGGAGTTGCAGGACCTAAATCTAAGGAAAATCAAAATAATGTTGATGTTGAAAAAGATAAGATTATTTCATTTTTAAAGAAAAAAAATATTACATACCCAACTTTAATGGATGAAGTAGGAAAATCTTTTGATGACTATGGAATAAAATATTTTCCTACAACTTATGTAATAAATAAAAATGGTTATTTAGAAGGTTTTGTAAATGGTGCTATCAGTGGAGAGCAATTAAAAAATGCAATAAATGATACTTTAAAGAAAAAATAA
- the rpsR gene encoding 30S ribosomal protein S18, whose amino-acid sequence MAEFRRRRAKLRVKAEEIDYKNVELLKRFVSDKGKINPSRLTGANAKLQRKIAKAVKRARNIALIPYTRIEK is encoded by the coding sequence ATGGCAGAATTCAGAAGAAGAAGAGCTAAATTAAGAGTTAAAGCTGAAGAAATTGATTATAAAAATGTTGAACTTTTAAAGAGATTTGTATCTGATAAAGGAAAAATCAATCCTTCAAGATTAACTGGTGCTAATGCTAAATTACAAAGAAAAATAGCAAAAGCTGTAAAAAGAGCAAGAAATATAGCTCTTATACCATATACAAGAATAGAAAAATAA
- a CDS encoding HD domain-containing protein produces the protein MGVKVVKDLVYSYIEIDESVQKLIDTASFQRLKRIKQLSSSYIFPSTNHTRYEHSIGVMHLACNFFEVLEKDFRKYGLSEDRISFLRLHVKLAGLLHDVGHPPFSHLGEKFLDKNEIITCIKNEYSHLVNIDKTFYNNGKLMGKEHELLSCYCILRKFYKILKEEIDENIDVAFICRCIIGNTYPDSENWDKNICVRIISSDSIDVDKLDYLTRDNHMTGEIAPKMDIKRLLACLTITENKELKYVAKAIPAVQTVVDSRDILYLWVYHHHISIYTDYIIGRILKRCMTLYDEHRGQALEEMNREEYFSPKAITDYLITDDDIYSHLRKIYILSLERKTDDFNTITIKQIFERDFLRPLWKTIYEYKDFEKNLVDKKIIKSYDELEDILRNEKSIEDITNTLLKKLNLKEGEVFIITKYNKFYNSNKEAPISLLLNGEERKLSDLLPQKEFGKFHTMAFFVFAPKKYKEEAKEIVVEELQKISQA, from the coding sequence AGTAAAAGTTGTTAAAGACTTGGTATATAGCTATATAGAAATAGATGAATCGGTACAAAAATTAATAGACACTGCTTCATTTCAAAGGCTAAAAAGAATAAAACAGTTATCTAGTTCATATATATTCCCTTCAACAAACCATACAAGGTATGAACATTCAATAGGAGTTATGCACTTGGCTTGTAACTTTTTTGAAGTTTTAGAAAAAGATTTTAGAAAATATGGTTTATCTGAGGATAGAATTTCTTTTTTGAGATTGCATGTAAAATTGGCTGGACTTTTGCATGATGTGGGACATCCACCATTTTCCCATTTAGGAGAAAAATTTTTAGACAAAAACGAAATTATTACTTGTATAAAAAATGAATATTCTCATTTAGTTAATATAGATAAAACTTTCTATAACAATGGTAAATTAATGGGTAAAGAGCATGAACTTTTATCTTGTTATTGTATTTTAAGAAAATTCTATAAGATATTAAAAGAAGAAATTGATGAAAATATAGATGTAGCTTTTATTTGTAGATGTATTATAGGAAATACTTATCCTGATTCTGAAAATTGGGATAAAAATATTTGTGTTAGAATAATTAGTTCAGACTCAATAGATGTAGATAAATTAGATTATTTGACAAGGGATAATCATATGACAGGAGAAATAGCACCTAAAATGGATATAAAAAGATTGCTTGCCTGTCTTACAATCACTGAAAATAAAGAATTAAAATATGTAGCAAAGGCTATACCAGCTGTACAAACAGTTGTAGATTCAAGAGATATATTATATCTTTGGGTTTATCATCATCATATTTCTATTTACACAGACTATATTATAGGTAGAATTTTAAAAAGATGTATGACTTTATATGATGAACATAGAGGACAAGCACTTGAAGAAATGAATAGAGAAGAATATTTTTCTCCAAAGGCAATAACAGATTACTTAATAACAGATGATGATATATATTCACATTTAAGAAAAATTTATATTTTATCTTTAGAAAGAAAAACGGATGATTTTAATACAATAACTATCAAACAAATATTTGAAAGAGATTTTTTGAGACCTCTTTGGAAAACTATATATGAATATAAAGATTTTGAAAAAAATCTAGTTGACAAAAAGATAATAAAATCTTATGATGAACTAGAAGATATTTTGAGAAATGAAAAGAGTATTGAGGATATTACAAATACTCTTCTAAAAAAATTAAATTTAAAAGAAGGGGAAGTATTTATAATAACTAAGTATAATAAATTCTATAATTCTAACAAAGAAGCACCAATTTCTCTTTTGTTAAATGGAGAAGAAAGAAAGTTATCTGATTTATTACCACAAAAGGAATTTGGAAAGTTTCATACTATGGCTTTCTTTGTATTTGCTCCTAAAAAATATAAAGAAGAAGCTAAAGAAATTGTTGTAGAAGAATTGCAAAAAATATCTCAAGCATAG
- the rpsF gene encoding 30S ribosomal protein S6, which yields MRKYEIMYIINPTVLEEGREELINQVNALLTSNGATIAKTEKWGERKLAYPIDKKKSGFYVLTTFEIDGTKLAEVESKLNIMESVMRYIVVKQD from the coding sequence ATGAGAAAATATGAAATCATGTACATCATCAATCCTACTGTTTTAGAAGAAGGAAGAGAAGAATTAATAAATCAAGTTAATGCTTTATTAACTTCAAATGGAGCTACAATAGCTAAGACAGAAAAATGGGGAGAAAGAAAACTTGCTTATCCAATAGATAAGAAAAAATCTGGTTTTTATGTACTAACTACTTTTGAGATTGACGGAACAAAATTAGCAGAAGTAGAATCTAAGTTAAATATTATGGAATCTGTAATGAGATACATAGTTGTTAAACAAGACTAA